From the genome of Ptychodera flava strain L36383 chromosome 22, AS_Pfla_20210202, whole genome shotgun sequence, one region includes:
- the LOC139122673 gene encoding uncharacterized protein, with the protein MDTTPKNNRLSVVITFCLGILGYFRGCRGDRRRRCLPCWLKSHGSEELRKLFEYETCADNSGDVDEDGKERCLICDDLNNVTGSDTRGSNRDQDYISVPAETDMLLGGSGRKNGNLQYRTAILDRSSEEPTSKWCSRLATVLSFLWLLMVTILIVNDWLSRIVHNWGRTEYVLHMLSYSTYLLPLIVVALLRIIAIFYESRPPTEHWWAYSLTSDHVLTRLNILGRGEAVYFGYLCVLFPSVCVGFQIAYDTYEIVIKCNTAINSKLFVGFVGSFIGEFMFACFCYLIFLLRRCVKANLQACLFFLKKHIEKVDLCRQRILEGYADFLRLQNLISFWLVFQFSLAIFKVSCQIYWNYFVFDSNRNNISAVLINVMIWLEILMFLTLPPLAVGGFDILSVWDDFKLDVKRLCRQRNAENWYLIVKMIKELRVLQSSMYMTVFFSVLGIFSALQLSDQYAEYWHEDSVCANITSRGGF; encoded by the exons ATGGACACAACGCCGAAAAACAACAGATTGTCTGTGGTAATCACATTTTGCCTCGGTATCCTTGGTTACTTCCGTGGTTGTCGAGGCGACAGGCGTAGAAGGTGCCTTCCATGTTGGCTGAAATCGCACGGCAGTGAAGAGTTGAGGAAGCTGTTCGAATATGAGACGTGTGCTGACAATTCCGGTGACGTCGATGAAGATGGGAAAGAAAGATGTCTGATTTGTGATGATCTGAACAATGTAACCGGTTCGGACACACGAGGATCAAATCGAG ATCAAGACTATATCTCGGTTCCTGCGGAAACTGACATGCTTCTGGGCGGAAGTGGCAGAAAGAATGGTAATTTACAATACAGAACGGCGATCCTAG ACCGTTCCAGCGAAGAGCCTACAAGCAAGTGGTGTTCGCGATTGGCAACCGTTCTTTCGTTCCTGTGGCTGCTAATGGTAACGATTTTAATCGTGAATGACTGGCTGTCGCGAATCGTCCACAACTGGGGACGGACAGAATACGTGCTACATATGCTGTCGTACTCCACCTACCTGTTGCCCTTGATCGTGGTGGCGCTGTTGCGGATCATTGCTATTTTCTACGAATCCAGGCCACCGACCGAGCACTGGTGGGCGTACTCTTTAACCAGCGATCACGTACTGACACGTCTGAACATTCTGGGTCGGGGAGAAGCTGTGTATTTTGGATACCTGTGCGTTTTATTCCCAAGCGTCTGTGTTGGCTTCCAAATTGCCTATGATACCTACGAGATCGTTATCAAATGTAACACGGCCATCAACAGCAAGCTCTTCGTCGGATTCGTTGGCAGCTTCATCGGCGAGTTCATGTTCGCTTGCTTCTGCTAtcttatttttttactaaggCGTTGCGTGAAAGCCAATCTGCAAGCGTGCCTTTTCTTTCTGAAAAAGCACATTGAGAAAGTGGACCTTTGTCGTCAACGCATTTTGGAAGGTTACGCTGACTTCTTGCGTTTACAAAATCTCATTTCTTTCTGGTTGGTGTTTCAATTTTCTCTGGCTATCTTCAAAGTTTCTTGTCAAATCTACTGGAACTACTTCGTTTTCGACAGTAACCGAAACAACATTTCGGCAGTGCTCATCAATGTCATGATATGGCTCGAGATTTTAATGTTTCTGACTTTGCCACCTCTGGCGGTCGGTGGATTTGACATTCTCTCTGTCTGGGACGACTTCAAACTAGACGTGAAGAGGCTATGCAGACAGAGGAACGCGGAGAATTGGTACTTGATTGTTAAAATGATCAAGGAACTCAGAGTCTTACAGAGCTCTATGTACATGACGGTTTTCTTTTCTGTGTTGGGGATCTTCTCGGCTCTGCAACTTAGCGACCAGTACGCCGAATATTGGCACGAGGATTCAGTTTGTGCGAACATCACCTCAAGGGGTGGTTTTTGA